The following proteins are co-located in the uncultured Draconibacterium sp. genome:
- a CDS encoding type IX secretion system membrane protein PorP/SprF, with product MNFKRKILLASLILFCASSADAQPETYLQPFSDRLIINPSFAGFNKNTNFHSGNQYYSVSNEKAYNLFYASFDTYSDKLKGGYGFSFQHGLIAEQNTNLTKLGMSFAGFEIKTANGRIVPSFSTKVALAGKQWFTYSLDMLFARNHSESSPPGKKFIRYFMLEPGTGFIWDTKNATWGLSANLPLVYSLATDNDENIKNPGQLPLSLTFYWAKKLSGNRNGLESSPFKAFPEIILFYNEAFILSRVSFNIEQIDKIYGFFLQNDFTNNIHCVGGTIGYHLNQYYLKLNAGVGIPGISDNMGATCELSLNISIPPVHYSKIKPWAPKNKLD from the coding sequence TTGAATTTCAAAAGAAAAATACTGCTTGCCTCACTCATCCTTTTCTGTGCGTCTAGTGCCGATGCGCAACCTGAAACGTATTTACAACCTTTTTCTGATCGACTAATTATAAATCCATCGTTCGCAGGTTTTAATAAAAATACCAACTTTCATTCCGGGAACCAGTACTACAGTGTTTCAAACGAAAAAGCCTACAATCTGTTTTATGCCAGCTTCGATACCTATTCCGACAAACTTAAGGGCGGATACGGTTTTTCCTTTCAGCATGGATTAATAGCAGAACAAAATACCAACTTGACTAAATTGGGCATGTCGTTCGCCGGATTTGAAATTAAAACGGCAAATGGACGTATCGTTCCTTCCTTTTCAACCAAGGTTGCTTTAGCCGGCAAACAGTGGTTCACGTATTCTCTTGATATGCTCTTTGCTCGTAATCACAGCGAATCAAGTCCTCCGGGCAAAAAGTTCATTCGATATTTTATGCTGGAACCCGGAACAGGTTTTATATGGGATACAAAAAATGCAACCTGGGGATTATCGGCGAATTTGCCGCTTGTTTACAGTTTGGCCACTGACAATGATGAAAACATTAAAAACCCGGGACAATTGCCCTTGAGTCTGACTTTCTATTGGGCAAAAAAGTTAAGTGGAAATCGAAATGGTTTGGAATCAAGTCCGTTTAAAGCTTTTCCTGAAATAATTTTATTTTACAACGAAGCATTTATTTTGAGCCGGGTAAGTTTCAACATTGAACAGATAGACAAAATTTATGGTTTTTTTCTTCAAAACGATTTTACCAATAACATACATTGTGTTGGCGGAACCATTGGTTACCATCTTAATCAGTACTATTTAAAGTTAAATGCAGGAGTCGGAATTCCCGGCATTTCAGACAACATGGGAGCCACGTGCGAACTCTCTCTTAATATTTCAATACCTCCGGTACATTATTCTAAAATAAAACCCTGGGCTCCTAAGAATAAGTTAGATTGA
- a CDS encoding HEAT repeat domain-containing protein, with product MTQNKINQDTKNKLFSADKNSVLAAINTLKEKGNKEYLPLLFELLLTESELEVRSEILKLLGTIKDADTIPMYMDALKEERLLTIRKEILTCCWQNGLDFSNYFDDFVDLIIDGEWEIAFEAFTVIENLEHFPPEEKMKESKLRIAGALKLANEQKSYFLEELLKMAP from the coding sequence ATGACACAAAATAAAATCAATCAGGATACAAAAAACAAATTGTTTTCGGCTGACAAAAACAGTGTACTTGCAGCAATAAATACTTTAAAGGAAAAAGGGAACAAAGAATATCTTCCGCTCTTGTTTGAACTTCTGCTAACTGAATCGGAATTGGAAGTCAGGAGTGAAATATTGAAACTCCTTGGCACAATTAAAGATGCTGACACAATTCCGATGTACATGGACGCGTTAAAAGAAGAAAGACTTTTAACAATCAGAAAAGAAATACTTACCTGCTGCTGGCAAAATGGATTGGATTTTAGTAATTATTTTGATGATTTTGTTGATTTAATTATAGATGGAGAATGGGAAATTGCTTTTGAAGCGTTTACTGTGATTGAAAACCTGGAACATTTTCCGCCGGAAGAAAAGATGAAAGAATCGAAATTACGAATTGCAGGAGCCTTAAAATTGGCCAACGAACAAAAAAGTTATTTTCTGGAAGAACTATTAAAAATGGCTCCGTAA
- the uvrA gene encoding excinuclease ABC subunit UvrA: MSNSKIEKYIEIQNARVHNLKNISLKIPRNKFIVVTGVSGSGKSSLAFDTLFAEGQRRYVESLSSYARQFLGRINKPEVDFINGIPPAIAIEQKVNTRNPRSTVGTSTEIYDYLKLLYARIGKTISPVSGQEVSRNSVSDVVDYINSFDENTRLIIAAPLKAKNGRTILEEAELLMQQGFSRLENNNEIKRIDEILKDKSDSVCDGDCNLVIDRVSVQNDEDTQSRLADSVQTAFYEGHGECVIKIYQEEKTITQSFSNLFEADGIEFEEPTVHMFSFNNPVGACPTCEGYGKVIGIDEDLVIPNKSLSVYQDAIACWKGEKMSEWKKELIYSAEKFNFPIHKPFYELTEEQKFLIWTGNKYFNGLNQFFKFLEESSYKIQYRVMLSRYRGKTTCPECKGSRLKKEAGYVKVANKSLQELVLMPVSDLSRFFENISLSKHDTEIAKRILIEITSRLEFLCDVGLGYLTLNRLSSTLSGGESQRINLATSLGSSLVGSLYILDEPSIGLHSRDTDKLIKVLRRLQKVGNTVLVVEHDEEIIRAADEVIDIGPLAGQHGGEVVFQGNHQELAKKPESLTTKYLSGVEEIPIPKQRRKWMNSIEIVGARENNLKNIRVKFPLNAMTVVTGVSGSGKSSLVSKILTPALTKILGGYGEKTGHHDALLGDYKMLEAIEFIDQNPIGKSSRSNPVTYLKAYDEIRKLFSEQQAAKIQGLKPSHFSFNVDGGRCDECQGEGTIKVEMQFLADVFLLCESCNGKRFKEDILDVRYHELNIDDILNLTVNQAIELFKAGKSSTEKKITKRLIPLQDVGLGYIKLGQSSSTLSGGESQRVKLASFLAKEKDSPTLFIFDEPTTGLHFHDIKKLLDSFNALISRGHSILIIEHNMEVIKSADWIIDLGPEGGTKGGELLFEGTPEDLIKLKNSYTGEALKEKL, translated from the coding sequence ATGTCTAACAGTAAAATCGAGAAATATATAGAAATCCAGAACGCCAGAGTTCACAATCTCAAGAATATAAGTTTAAAAATTCCAAGAAATAAATTTATTGTGGTTACCGGAGTTTCGGGTTCCGGAAAATCGTCGCTGGCCTTCGATACCCTTTTTGCTGAAGGACAACGGAGGTATGTTGAAAGCCTGTCGTCGTACGCCCGGCAGTTCCTTGGAAGGATAAATAAACCAGAAGTTGATTTCATAAACGGAATTCCTCCGGCCATAGCCATTGAACAAAAAGTGAATACGCGAAATCCCCGTTCTACGGTTGGTACTTCCACTGAAATTTATGATTACCTGAAATTACTTTATGCCAGAATAGGAAAGACTATTTCGCCTGTTTCGGGGCAGGAAGTATCGAGAAACAGTGTGAGCGACGTTGTTGATTATATTAATTCTTTCGACGAAAATACACGGCTAATAATTGCTGCGCCACTAAAAGCAAAAAACGGAAGAACCATACTCGAAGAAGCTGAACTATTAATGCAACAGGGATTCTCGCGACTGGAAAACAACAATGAGATAAAACGGATTGATGAAATACTAAAGGATAAAAGTGACAGTGTATGCGATGGAGATTGTAATCTGGTAATCGACCGTGTTTCGGTTCAAAACGATGAAGATACACAAAGCAGGCTGGCCGACTCTGTTCAAACTGCGTTTTATGAAGGACATGGCGAATGTGTGATTAAAATTTACCAGGAAGAAAAAACCATAACACAGAGTTTTTCAAATCTTTTTGAAGCTGATGGAATTGAATTTGAGGAACCAACAGTTCACATGTTTAGTTTCAACAATCCGGTTGGTGCTTGTCCAACATGCGAGGGATATGGCAAAGTAATCGGAATCGACGAAGATCTTGTTATTCCCAATAAATCGCTTTCGGTTTATCAGGATGCCATTGCCTGTTGGAAAGGTGAAAAAATGAGCGAGTGGAAAAAGGAACTAATTTATTCTGCCGAGAAATTCAACTTTCCCATTCATAAACCTTTTTATGAACTTACTGAAGAACAAAAATTCCTGATTTGGACCGGAAACAAATATTTTAATGGATTAAACCAGTTCTTCAAATTTTTAGAAGAAAGCAGTTATAAAATACAATACAGGGTAATGTTATCTCGCTACCGCGGAAAAACCACTTGCCCCGAATGTAAAGGAAGCCGGTTAAAAAAGGAAGCTGGATATGTAAAAGTTGCCAACAAATCTTTACAGGAATTGGTATTAATGCCAGTTTCGGACTTAAGTCGTTTTTTTGAAAACATCAGCTTAAGCAAACACGACACGGAAATAGCCAAGCGCATATTAATTGAGATCACAAGCCGTTTGGAGTTTTTGTGCGACGTTGGGTTGGGCTACTTAACCTTAAACCGTTTGTCATCAACACTGTCGGGCGGTGAATCGCAACGTATTAACCTGGCAACTTCGCTCGGAAGCAGCTTGGTTGGTTCTTTATATATTTTGGATGAACCCAGTATTGGACTTCATTCGCGCGATACCGATAAACTGATTAAAGTTTTGCGTCGTCTACAAAAGGTTGGAAATACTGTACTGGTAGTAGAACATGACGAAGAAATAATTCGTGCTGCTGATGAGGTAATAGATATTGGTCCGCTTGCAGGCCAACATGGAGGCGAAGTTGTTTTTCAGGGCAATCATCAGGAACTTGCAAAAAAGCCAGAAAGTTTAACAACCAAGTACTTGAGCGGCGTTGAAGAAATTCCGATACCAAAACAACGACGAAAATGGATGAATTCCATCGAAATTGTTGGAGCACGCGAAAATAACCTTAAAAATATAAGAGTTAAATTTCCACTGAATGCGATGACAGTAGTTACAGGAGTCAGCGGATCAGGAAAATCGTCATTGGTTTCGAAAATATTAACTCCTGCTTTAACAAAAATTCTGGGTGGTTACGGCGAAAAAACAGGCCATCATGATGCGCTGCTTGGCGACTATAAAATGCTTGAAGCAATTGAATTTATCGATCAGAATCCAATTGGTAAATCTTCCCGTTCAAATCCGGTAACTTATTTAAAAGCCTACGACGAAATACGCAAACTATTTTCGGAGCAACAGGCAGCCAAAATACAAGGTTTAAAACCGTCTCACTTTTCGTTTAACGTAGATGGTGGTCGGTGCGACGAGTGTCAGGGAGAAGGAACAATTAAGGTTGAAATGCAGTTCTTGGCCGATGTATTTTTGCTTTGCGAAAGCTGTAACGGCAAACGTTTTAAAGAAGACATTCTGGATGTACGTTATCACGAATTGAATATCGACGACATACTTAACCTTACTGTAAATCAGGCCATCGAACTGTTTAAAGCAGGCAAAAGTTCTACCGAAAAAAAAATCACAAAACGTTTAATCCCGCTTCAGGATGTTGGGTTGGGATACATAAAACTGGGACAATCATCGAGTACACTTTCAGGAGGTGAAAGTCAACGTGTAAAACTGGCTTCGTTTCTGGCGAAAGAAAAAGACTCTCCTACCCTGTTTATTTTCGATGAACCAACAACCGGTCTCCATTTCCATGACATTAAGAAACTTTTGGATTCGTTTAACGCACTTATTTCGCGTGGTCATTCCATACTCATAATCGAGCACAATATGGAGGTAATTAAATCAGCCGACTGGATTATTGATTTAGGACCTGAAGGTGGTACAAAAGGTGGCGAGCTACTTTTTGAGGGAACACCGGAAGATCTGATTAAGCTTAAAAATTCGTACACAGGAGAGGCCTTAAAAGAAAAATTATAA
- a CDS encoding OsmC family protein — protein MAISTMKVSADMGKTFTTKINCSHSFTIDQPKMAGGNDEGPNPLEIFLSSLPACICAIGRIIANQRRIDLRGIRVDIEGDIDKDFLLGKTTEGRSGFTEIRSYVSIDADMTKEEKESFLQDIAKRCPVADNMIHQSVVTPVVVEEAAV, from the coding sequence ATGGCTATTTCAACCATGAAAGTAAGCGCCGATATGGGTAAAACTTTCACTACCAAAATTAACTGTTCACACTCGTTTACAATCGACCAGCCAAAAATGGCCGGAGGAAACGATGAGGGGCCAAATCCGCTGGAAATATTCCTTTCATCACTACCGGCATGCATTTGTGCAATAGGTAGAATAATTGCGAATCAACGCAGAATCGACTTGCGTGGTATTCGGGTAGATATCGAGGGTGATATTGACAAAGATTTTCTGTTGGGAAAAACAACTGAGGGACGTTCTGGTTTTACTGAAATCAGAAGTTATGTTTCAATCGATGCGGATATGACAAAGGAAGAAAAGGAAAGCTTTTTACAAGATATTGCAAAGCGTTGTCCTGTTGCTGATAATATGATTCATCAGTCGGTGGTTACACCTGTTGTTGTTGAAGAAGCTGCGGTGTAA
- a CDS encoding MATE family efflux transporter yields MKNTEELREAHVGRLMLKYFIPAFIGVFVNALYNIVDRIFIGQGVSAEALSGISVIFPIMLIMMAFGMLIGIGTGVYVSINLGKTKMERAEQTLGTGFALMLVVSFIVMLVIYVLKVPILRSFGSTEETFQYANDYLNIIITGIPFMIIGFSLNNVIRSEGNARVAMISMILSSVVNIILDPVFIFWLDMGVKGAAYATVISMVVLMVWVLYHFLKSKRAVIKLRKKFIRLDWGIVMEIVAIGMAPFSMQIAGSFVQGLLNKKLIIFGGDLAVGAMGIINSVMTLFIMAIVALNMASQPIIGFNYGAKSVERIKQTLRISLIAATAIAIVSFGLLEAFPGAIIKVFNSDSQVLYEIASRGLRLVILAFPVVGFQVVASNFFQAIGKAGLSMFATLFRQVLGLIPLLYILPLYFKIDGIWMSYPIADTLSAMVVGFLLYREWQRLPQIVENHELEEA; encoded by the coding sequence ATGAAAAATACCGAAGAACTAAGAGAAGCTCATGTTGGCCGATTAATGCTGAAATACTTTATTCCTGCGTTTATCGGAGTCTTTGTAAATGCGCTGTATAACATTGTCGATCGTATTTTTATTGGGCAGGGAGTAAGTGCCGAAGCACTGTCAGGTATTTCTGTAATATTCCCCATAATGCTTATCATGATGGCATTTGGAATGCTGATTGGTATTGGTACCGGGGTGTATGTATCCATAAATCTGGGGAAGACAAAAATGGAGCGTGCCGAACAAACCTTGGGTACCGGATTTGCTCTCATGCTGGTTGTGTCGTTTATAGTAATGCTTGTTATTTATGTGCTTAAAGTCCCCATATTACGCTCGTTTGGTTCAACTGAGGAGACTTTTCAGTATGCCAACGATTACCTGAATATAATTATCACAGGAATTCCTTTTATGATTATTGGATTCTCGCTAAACAATGTAATTCGTTCCGAAGGGAATGCACGTGTAGCTATGATCTCGATGATATTAAGTTCGGTGGTTAACATTATTCTCGATCCTGTTTTTATTTTTTGGCTCGATATGGGTGTAAAAGGAGCTGCGTATGCAACTGTTATTTCAATGGTTGTTTTAATGGTGTGGGTATTGTATCATTTCCTGAAAAGCAAACGGGCGGTTATAAAATTACGCAAAAAATTTATCCGGCTCGACTGGGGAATTGTTATGGAGATAGTGGCCATTGGAATGGCGCCTTTTTCGATGCAGATTGCAGGTAGTTTTGTTCAGGGATTGCTCAATAAAAAACTCATAATTTTTGGTGGCGACCTGGCGGTTGGTGCCATGGGAATTATTAACTCGGTGATGACTTTGTTTATTATGGCTATTGTCGCTCTGAACATGGCCTCGCAGCCGATTATTGGTTTTAATTACGGCGCAAAATCGGTTGAACGGATAAAACAAACTTTACGAATTTCGCTGATTGCTGCAACTGCCATAGCAATCGTATCGTTTGGATTACTGGAAGCTTTTCCGGGAGCCATAATTAAGGTGTTTAACAGCGATAGTCAGGTATTGTATGAAATTGCATCGCGTGGATTACGTTTGGTTATTTTAGCTTTCCCTGTGGTTGGTTTTCAGGTGGTAGCTTCTAATTTCTTTCAGGCCATCGGAAAAGCTGGATTATCGATGTTTGCCACACTTTTCCGACAGGTGCTGGGACTAATTCCTTTGCTTTATATTTTACCACTTTACTTTAAAATCGACGGTATCTGGATGAGTTACCCGATTGCCGACACCCTATCGGCAATGGTTGTTGGATTTTTATTGTATCGCGAGTGGCAGCGTCTTCCTCAAATAGTTGAAAATCATGAATTGGAAGAAGCTTAA